One window of the Salvia miltiorrhiza cultivar Shanhuang (shh) chromosome 6, IMPLAD_Smil_shh, whole genome shotgun sequence genome contains the following:
- the LOC130989357 gene encoding cysteine-rich receptor-like protein kinase 42 isoform X2, with protein MHLLAWITALIFVAINFLPFSLSDPRISEARFLCSLERPPANASASYIPLFVSGMEVLSQRVTANEWGSYAVNSTNTSIYTLAQCHADLSRDDCLQCYAASRTRLPRCLPAAGGRIFLDGCFLRYDSYAFFNESVDPDSDAVNCNSTAPNSTLPEAEFRRRVVEVIDNVTAGAGRFAAVGIGGAFGLAECWNTVGAEGCKACLAKANSEIRRCLPSSEGRALNAGCYLRYSTQKFFSNQSDASNRDSGVSRRGVIVAIAFSVVAFCMLCLFGGHAAYRRWNRRKQERYNLGKISYSYNKSSLNYKYETLEKATDYFDPSRKLGQGGAGSVYRGTLPDGKTVAVKRLFFSTRQWVDEFFNEVNLISGIEHKNLVKLLGCSIEGPESLLVYEYVPNQSLEVCLFDKNRAKILNWKERYNVVVGTAEGIAFLHGGTEFRIIHRDIKSSNVLLDENLDAKIADFGLARNFAADKTHLSTGIAGTLGYMAPEYIVKGQLTEKADVYSYGVLVLEIVCGRKNNAFVEDSGSLLQTVISPPVVIIFITLFHLVHFHKHRFVQVWKLFKTDRLAESVDPSLEGDFPPTEASKVLKIGLLCAQASMAQRPSMADVVRMLTDENCEIPEPKQPPFLNTSALSGSTTRSSYSNSFTSNPMTRPETSYPTTESFSIQSSEGRQSTSEETRLK; from the exons ATGCATTTACTAGCATGGATTACCGCTCTAATCTTCGTCGCCATCAATTTCCTCCCATTTTCCCTCTCCGACCCGCGAATTTCCGAGGCCCGCTTCTTGTGCAGCCTGGAGCGGCCGCCGGCGAACGCCAGCGCCTCCTACATCCCGCTCTTCGTGAGCGGGATGGAGGTCCTCTCGCAGCGAGTCACAGCAAACGAGTGGGGCAGCTACGCCGTGAACTCGACCAACACATCGATATACACCCTGGCGCAGTGCCACGCCGACCTCTCGCGCGACGACTGCCTCCAGTGCTACGCCGCCAGCCGCACGCGCCTCCCGCGCTGCCTCCCCGCCGCCGGCGGACGGATCTTCCTCGACGGCTGCTTCCTGCGCTACGACAGCTACGCCTTCTTCAACGAGAGCGTCGATCCTGATTCCGACGCGGTGAACTGCAACTCCACGGCGCCGAATTCCACGCTGCCGGAGGCGGAGTTCAGGAGGAGGGTGGTGGAGGTGATCGATAACGTCACGGCCGGCGCCGGGAGGTTCGCCGCGGTCGGGATCGGCGGCGCGTTCGGATTGGCGGAGTGCTGGAACACCGTGGGCGCGGAGGGGTGTAAGGCGTGTTTGGCGAAGGCGAATTCGGAGATTAGGCGGTGTTTGCCTAGCAGCGAAGGCCGCGCGTTGAATGCTGGTTGCTATCTGCGCTATTCTACGCAGAAATTCTTCTCCAATCAGTCTGATGCATCAAATCGTGATTCCG GTGTTTCTAGAAGAGGAGTGATCGTCGCCATTGCTTTCTCTGTGGTTGCTTTCTGTATGCTCTGCCTCTTTGGTGGTCACGCCGCTTATCGAAGATGGAACCGACGTAAACAAG AGCGTTATAATCTGGGCAAGATTTCGTATTCGTACAACAAGTCGAGCTTGAACTACAAATACGAAACCCTGGAGAAGGCGACCGACTATTTTGATCCGTCGAGGAAACTAGGGCAGGGAGGGGCGGGCTCGGTGTACAGAGGGACCCTCCCGGACGGGAAGACTGTGGCAGTGAAGCGGCTTTTCTTCAGCACGAGGCAGTGGGTCGACGAGTTCTTCAACGAGGTGAACCTCATCAGCGGAATCGAGCACAAGAATCTCGTGAAGCTTCTTGGCTGCAGCATTGAAGGCCCCGAAAGCCTCCTGGTTTATGAATATGTGCCTAACCAGAGCCTTGAAGTCTGCCTCTTCG ATAAGAATCGGGCGAAGATCTTGAACTGGAAGGAGAGGTACAACGTTGTGGTTGGGACGGCTGAGGGGATCGCGTTCCTTCACGGAGGCACCGAGTTCAGGATCATCCACAGAGACATCAAGAGCAGCAATGTTCTTCTTGATGAGAATCTTGATGCTAAGATTGCTGATTTTGGTCTTGCTCGGAATTTCGCAGCCGATAAAACTCATCTCAGCACAGGAATTGCAGGCACATT AGGATACATGGCACCCGAGTACATAGTGAAAGGGCAGCTCACGGAGAAAGCCGACGTTTACAGCTACGGCGTTCTGGTTCTCGAAATCGTGTGTGGGAGGAAGAACAACGCCTTCGTCGAGGACTCGGGATCTCTTCTACAAACAGTAATATCCCCTCCCGTCGTGATCATCTTTATAACGTTGTTTCATTTggttcattttcataaacatcGATTCGTTCAGGTCTGGAAGCTCTTCAAGACGGATAGACTGGCGGAATCAGTCGATCCTTCTCTGGAGGGCGACTTCCCGCCAACGGAAGCTTCAAAGGTCTTGAAAATCGGGCTCCTCTGCGCTCAGGCATCCATGGCTCAACGACCATCAATGGCGGATGTCGTGAGAATGCTGACGGACGAAAACTGCGAGATCCCGGAACCAAAGCAACCGCCGTTCTTGAACACTAGCGCCCTCTCGGGCAGCACGACTAGATCATCCTACAGCAACAGTTTCACGTCGAACCCGATGACGCGGCCGGAAACATCCTACCCCACCACGGAATCCTTCAGCATTCAGAGCTCAGAAGGGCGGCAATCAACAAGTGAAGAGACCAGGTTAAAATAG
- the LOC130989357 gene encoding cysteine-rich receptor-like protein kinase 42 isoform X1: protein MHLLAWITALIFVAINFLPFSLSDPRISEARFLCSLERPPANASASYIPLFVSGMEVLSQRVTANEWGSYAVNSTNTSIYTLAQCHADLSRDDCLQCYAASRTRLPRCLPAAGGRIFLDGCFLRYDSYAFFNESVDPDSDAVNCNSTAPNSTLPEAEFRRRVVEVIDNVTAGAGRFAAVGIGGAFGLAECWNTVGAEGCKACLAKANSEIRRCLPSSEGRALNAGCYLRYSTQKFFSNQSDASNRDSGVSRRGVIVAIAFSVVAFCMLCLFGGHAAYRRWNRRKQERYNLGKISYSYNKSSLNYKYETLEKATDYFDPSRKLGQGGAGSVYRGTLPDGKTVAVKRLFFSTRQWVDEFFNEVNLISGIEHKNLVKLLGCSIEGPESLLVYEYVPNQSLEVCLFGVFFVSLFVVVVLRTHEFLVSLAADKNRAKILNWKERYNVVVGTAEGIAFLHGGTEFRIIHRDIKSSNVLLDENLDAKIADFGLARNFAADKTHLSTGIAGTLGYMAPEYIVKGQLTEKADVYSYGVLVLEIVCGRKNNAFVEDSGSLLQTVISPPVVIIFITLFHLVHFHKHRFVQVWKLFKTDRLAESVDPSLEGDFPPTEASKVLKIGLLCAQASMAQRPSMADVVRMLTDENCEIPEPKQPPFLNTSALSGSTTRSSYSNSFTSNPMTRPETSYPTTESFSIQSSEGRQSTSEETRLK, encoded by the exons ATGCATTTACTAGCATGGATTACCGCTCTAATCTTCGTCGCCATCAATTTCCTCCCATTTTCCCTCTCCGACCCGCGAATTTCCGAGGCCCGCTTCTTGTGCAGCCTGGAGCGGCCGCCGGCGAACGCCAGCGCCTCCTACATCCCGCTCTTCGTGAGCGGGATGGAGGTCCTCTCGCAGCGAGTCACAGCAAACGAGTGGGGCAGCTACGCCGTGAACTCGACCAACACATCGATATACACCCTGGCGCAGTGCCACGCCGACCTCTCGCGCGACGACTGCCTCCAGTGCTACGCCGCCAGCCGCACGCGCCTCCCGCGCTGCCTCCCCGCCGCCGGCGGACGGATCTTCCTCGACGGCTGCTTCCTGCGCTACGACAGCTACGCCTTCTTCAACGAGAGCGTCGATCCTGATTCCGACGCGGTGAACTGCAACTCCACGGCGCCGAATTCCACGCTGCCGGAGGCGGAGTTCAGGAGGAGGGTGGTGGAGGTGATCGATAACGTCACGGCCGGCGCCGGGAGGTTCGCCGCGGTCGGGATCGGCGGCGCGTTCGGATTGGCGGAGTGCTGGAACACCGTGGGCGCGGAGGGGTGTAAGGCGTGTTTGGCGAAGGCGAATTCGGAGATTAGGCGGTGTTTGCCTAGCAGCGAAGGCCGCGCGTTGAATGCTGGTTGCTATCTGCGCTATTCTACGCAGAAATTCTTCTCCAATCAGTCTGATGCATCAAATCGTGATTCCG GTGTTTCTAGAAGAGGAGTGATCGTCGCCATTGCTTTCTCTGTGGTTGCTTTCTGTATGCTCTGCCTCTTTGGTGGTCACGCCGCTTATCGAAGATGGAACCGACGTAAACAAG AGCGTTATAATCTGGGCAAGATTTCGTATTCGTACAACAAGTCGAGCTTGAACTACAAATACGAAACCCTGGAGAAGGCGACCGACTATTTTGATCCGTCGAGGAAACTAGGGCAGGGAGGGGCGGGCTCGGTGTACAGAGGGACCCTCCCGGACGGGAAGACTGTGGCAGTGAAGCGGCTTTTCTTCAGCACGAGGCAGTGGGTCGACGAGTTCTTCAACGAGGTGAACCTCATCAGCGGAATCGAGCACAAGAATCTCGTGAAGCTTCTTGGCTGCAGCATTGAAGGCCCCGAAAGCCTCCTGGTTTATGAATATGTGCCTAACCAGAGCCTTGAAGTCTGCCTCTTCGGTGTGTTTTTCGTCTCTCTTTTTGTAGTCGTTGTTCTTCGGACTCATGAATTTCTCGTCTCCCTCGCTGCAGATAAGAATCGGGCGAAGATCTTGAACTGGAAGGAGAGGTACAACGTTGTGGTTGGGACGGCTGAGGGGATCGCGTTCCTTCACGGAGGCACCGAGTTCAGGATCATCCACAGAGACATCAAGAGCAGCAATGTTCTTCTTGATGAGAATCTTGATGCTAAGATTGCTGATTTTGGTCTTGCTCGGAATTTCGCAGCCGATAAAACTCATCTCAGCACAGGAATTGCAGGCACATT AGGATACATGGCACCCGAGTACATAGTGAAAGGGCAGCTCACGGAGAAAGCCGACGTTTACAGCTACGGCGTTCTGGTTCTCGAAATCGTGTGTGGGAGGAAGAACAACGCCTTCGTCGAGGACTCGGGATCTCTTCTACAAACAGTAATATCCCCTCCCGTCGTGATCATCTTTATAACGTTGTTTCATTTggttcattttcataaacatcGATTCGTTCAGGTCTGGAAGCTCTTCAAGACGGATAGACTGGCGGAATCAGTCGATCCTTCTCTGGAGGGCGACTTCCCGCCAACGGAAGCTTCAAAGGTCTTGAAAATCGGGCTCCTCTGCGCTCAGGCATCCATGGCTCAACGACCATCAATGGCGGATGTCGTGAGAATGCTGACGGACGAAAACTGCGAGATCCCGGAACCAAAGCAACCGCCGTTCTTGAACACTAGCGCCCTCTCGGGCAGCACGACTAGATCATCCTACAGCAACAGTTTCACGTCGAACCCGATGACGCGGCCGGAAACATCCTACCCCACCACGGAATCCTTCAGCATTCAGAGCTCAGAAGGGCGGCAATCAACAAGTGAAGAGACCAGGTTAAAATAG
- the LOC130989357 gene encoding cysteine-rich receptor-like protein kinase 42 isoform X3 — MHLLAWITALIFVAINFLPFSLSDPRISEARFLCSLERPPANASASYIPLFVSGMEVLSQRVTANEWGSYAVNSTNTSIYTLAQCHADLSRDDCLQCYAASRTRLPRCLPAAGGRIFLDGCFLRYDSYAFFNESVDPDSDAVNCNSTAPNSTLPEAEFRRRVVEVIDNVTAGAGRFAAVGIGGAFGLAECWNTVGAEGCKACLAKANSEIRRCLPSSEGRALNAGCYLRYSTQKFFSNQSDASNRDSGVSRRGVIVAIAFSVVAFCMLCLFGGHAAYRRWNRRKQERYNLGKISYSYNKSSLNYKYETLEKATDYFDPSRKLGQGGAGSVYRGTLPDGKTVAVKRLFFSTRQWVDEFFNEVNLISGIEHKNLVKLLGCSIEGPESLLVYEYVPNQSLEVCLFGVFFVSLFVVVVLRTHEFLVSLAADKNRAKILNWKERYNVVVGTAEGIAFLHGGTEFRIIHRDIKSSNVLLDENLDAKIADFGLARNFAADKTHLSTGIAGTLGYMAPEYIVKGQLTEKADVYSYGVLVLEIVCGRKNNAFVEDSGSLLQTVWKLFKTDRLAESVDPSLEGDFPPTEASKVLKIGLLCAQASMAQRPSMADVVRMLTDENCEIPEPKQPPFLNTSALSGSTTRSSYSNSFTSNPMTRPETSYPTTESFSIQSSEGRQSTSEETRLK; from the exons ATGCATTTACTAGCATGGATTACCGCTCTAATCTTCGTCGCCATCAATTTCCTCCCATTTTCCCTCTCCGACCCGCGAATTTCCGAGGCCCGCTTCTTGTGCAGCCTGGAGCGGCCGCCGGCGAACGCCAGCGCCTCCTACATCCCGCTCTTCGTGAGCGGGATGGAGGTCCTCTCGCAGCGAGTCACAGCAAACGAGTGGGGCAGCTACGCCGTGAACTCGACCAACACATCGATATACACCCTGGCGCAGTGCCACGCCGACCTCTCGCGCGACGACTGCCTCCAGTGCTACGCCGCCAGCCGCACGCGCCTCCCGCGCTGCCTCCCCGCCGCCGGCGGACGGATCTTCCTCGACGGCTGCTTCCTGCGCTACGACAGCTACGCCTTCTTCAACGAGAGCGTCGATCCTGATTCCGACGCGGTGAACTGCAACTCCACGGCGCCGAATTCCACGCTGCCGGAGGCGGAGTTCAGGAGGAGGGTGGTGGAGGTGATCGATAACGTCACGGCCGGCGCCGGGAGGTTCGCCGCGGTCGGGATCGGCGGCGCGTTCGGATTGGCGGAGTGCTGGAACACCGTGGGCGCGGAGGGGTGTAAGGCGTGTTTGGCGAAGGCGAATTCGGAGATTAGGCGGTGTTTGCCTAGCAGCGAAGGCCGCGCGTTGAATGCTGGTTGCTATCTGCGCTATTCTACGCAGAAATTCTTCTCCAATCAGTCTGATGCATCAAATCGTGATTCCG GTGTTTCTAGAAGAGGAGTGATCGTCGCCATTGCTTTCTCTGTGGTTGCTTTCTGTATGCTCTGCCTCTTTGGTGGTCACGCCGCTTATCGAAGATGGAACCGACGTAAACAAG AGCGTTATAATCTGGGCAAGATTTCGTATTCGTACAACAAGTCGAGCTTGAACTACAAATACGAAACCCTGGAGAAGGCGACCGACTATTTTGATCCGTCGAGGAAACTAGGGCAGGGAGGGGCGGGCTCGGTGTACAGAGGGACCCTCCCGGACGGGAAGACTGTGGCAGTGAAGCGGCTTTTCTTCAGCACGAGGCAGTGGGTCGACGAGTTCTTCAACGAGGTGAACCTCATCAGCGGAATCGAGCACAAGAATCTCGTGAAGCTTCTTGGCTGCAGCATTGAAGGCCCCGAAAGCCTCCTGGTTTATGAATATGTGCCTAACCAGAGCCTTGAAGTCTGCCTCTTCGGTGTGTTTTTCGTCTCTCTTTTTGTAGTCGTTGTTCTTCGGACTCATGAATTTCTCGTCTCCCTCGCTGCAGATAAGAATCGGGCGAAGATCTTGAACTGGAAGGAGAGGTACAACGTTGTGGTTGGGACGGCTGAGGGGATCGCGTTCCTTCACGGAGGCACCGAGTTCAGGATCATCCACAGAGACATCAAGAGCAGCAATGTTCTTCTTGATGAGAATCTTGATGCTAAGATTGCTGATTTTGGTCTTGCTCGGAATTTCGCAGCCGATAAAACTCATCTCAGCACAGGAATTGCAGGCACATT AGGATACATGGCACCCGAGTACATAGTGAAAGGGCAGCTCACGGAGAAAGCCGACGTTTACAGCTACGGCGTTCTGGTTCTCGAAATCGTGTGTGGGAGGAAGAACAACGCCTTCGTCGAGGACTCGGGATCTCTTCTACAAACA GTCTGGAAGCTCTTCAAGACGGATAGACTGGCGGAATCAGTCGATCCTTCTCTGGAGGGCGACTTCCCGCCAACGGAAGCTTCAAAGGTCTTGAAAATCGGGCTCCTCTGCGCTCAGGCATCCATGGCTCAACGACCATCAATGGCGGATGTCGTGAGAATGCTGACGGACGAAAACTGCGAGATCCCGGAACCAAAGCAACCGCCGTTCTTGAACACTAGCGCCCTCTCGGGCAGCACGACTAGATCATCCTACAGCAACAGTTTCACGTCGAACCCGATGACGCGGCCGGAAACATCCTACCCCACCACGGAATCCTTCAGCATTCAGAGCTCAGAAGGGCGGCAATCAACAAGTGAAGAGACCAGGTTAAAATAG
- the LOC130989357 gene encoding cysteine-rich receptor-like protein kinase 42 isoform X4 has translation MHLLAWITALIFVAINFLPFSLSDPRISEARFLCSLERPPANASASYIPLFVSGMEVLSQRVTANEWGSYAVNSTNTSIYTLAQCHADLSRDDCLQCYAASRTRLPRCLPAAGGRIFLDGCFLRYDSYAFFNESVDPDSDAVNCNSTAPNSTLPEAEFRRRVVEVIDNVTAGAGRFAAVGIGGAFGLAECWNTVGAEGCKACLAKANSEIRRCLPSSEGRALNAGCYLRYSTQKFFSNQSDASNRDSGVSRRGVIVAIAFSVVAFCMLCLFGGHAAYRRWNRRKQERYNLGKISYSYNKSSLNYKYETLEKATDYFDPSRKLGQGGAGSVYRGTLPDGKTVAVKRLFFSTRQWVDEFFNEVNLISGIEHKNLVKLLGCSIEGPESLLVYEYVPNQSLEVCLFDKNRAKILNWKERYNVVVGTAEGIAFLHGGTEFRIIHRDIKSSNVLLDENLDAKIADFGLARNFAADKTHLSTGIAGTLGYMAPEYIVKGQLTEKADVYSYGVLVLEIVCGRKNNAFVEDSGSLLQTVWKLFKTDRLAESVDPSLEGDFPPTEASKVLKIGLLCAQASMAQRPSMADVVRMLTDENCEIPEPKQPPFLNTSALSGSTTRSSYSNSFTSNPMTRPETSYPTTESFSIQSSEGRQSTSEETRLK, from the exons ATGCATTTACTAGCATGGATTACCGCTCTAATCTTCGTCGCCATCAATTTCCTCCCATTTTCCCTCTCCGACCCGCGAATTTCCGAGGCCCGCTTCTTGTGCAGCCTGGAGCGGCCGCCGGCGAACGCCAGCGCCTCCTACATCCCGCTCTTCGTGAGCGGGATGGAGGTCCTCTCGCAGCGAGTCACAGCAAACGAGTGGGGCAGCTACGCCGTGAACTCGACCAACACATCGATATACACCCTGGCGCAGTGCCACGCCGACCTCTCGCGCGACGACTGCCTCCAGTGCTACGCCGCCAGCCGCACGCGCCTCCCGCGCTGCCTCCCCGCCGCCGGCGGACGGATCTTCCTCGACGGCTGCTTCCTGCGCTACGACAGCTACGCCTTCTTCAACGAGAGCGTCGATCCTGATTCCGACGCGGTGAACTGCAACTCCACGGCGCCGAATTCCACGCTGCCGGAGGCGGAGTTCAGGAGGAGGGTGGTGGAGGTGATCGATAACGTCACGGCCGGCGCCGGGAGGTTCGCCGCGGTCGGGATCGGCGGCGCGTTCGGATTGGCGGAGTGCTGGAACACCGTGGGCGCGGAGGGGTGTAAGGCGTGTTTGGCGAAGGCGAATTCGGAGATTAGGCGGTGTTTGCCTAGCAGCGAAGGCCGCGCGTTGAATGCTGGTTGCTATCTGCGCTATTCTACGCAGAAATTCTTCTCCAATCAGTCTGATGCATCAAATCGTGATTCCG GTGTTTCTAGAAGAGGAGTGATCGTCGCCATTGCTTTCTCTGTGGTTGCTTTCTGTATGCTCTGCCTCTTTGGTGGTCACGCCGCTTATCGAAGATGGAACCGACGTAAACAAG AGCGTTATAATCTGGGCAAGATTTCGTATTCGTACAACAAGTCGAGCTTGAACTACAAATACGAAACCCTGGAGAAGGCGACCGACTATTTTGATCCGTCGAGGAAACTAGGGCAGGGAGGGGCGGGCTCGGTGTACAGAGGGACCCTCCCGGACGGGAAGACTGTGGCAGTGAAGCGGCTTTTCTTCAGCACGAGGCAGTGGGTCGACGAGTTCTTCAACGAGGTGAACCTCATCAGCGGAATCGAGCACAAGAATCTCGTGAAGCTTCTTGGCTGCAGCATTGAAGGCCCCGAAAGCCTCCTGGTTTATGAATATGTGCCTAACCAGAGCCTTGAAGTCTGCCTCTTCG ATAAGAATCGGGCGAAGATCTTGAACTGGAAGGAGAGGTACAACGTTGTGGTTGGGACGGCTGAGGGGATCGCGTTCCTTCACGGAGGCACCGAGTTCAGGATCATCCACAGAGACATCAAGAGCAGCAATGTTCTTCTTGATGAGAATCTTGATGCTAAGATTGCTGATTTTGGTCTTGCTCGGAATTTCGCAGCCGATAAAACTCATCTCAGCACAGGAATTGCAGGCACATT AGGATACATGGCACCCGAGTACATAGTGAAAGGGCAGCTCACGGAGAAAGCCGACGTTTACAGCTACGGCGTTCTGGTTCTCGAAATCGTGTGTGGGAGGAAGAACAACGCCTTCGTCGAGGACTCGGGATCTCTTCTACAAACA GTCTGGAAGCTCTTCAAGACGGATAGACTGGCGGAATCAGTCGATCCTTCTCTGGAGGGCGACTTCCCGCCAACGGAAGCTTCAAAGGTCTTGAAAATCGGGCTCCTCTGCGCTCAGGCATCCATGGCTCAACGACCATCAATGGCGGATGTCGTGAGAATGCTGACGGACGAAAACTGCGAGATCCCGGAACCAAAGCAACCGCCGTTCTTGAACACTAGCGCCCTCTCGGGCAGCACGACTAGATCATCCTACAGCAACAGTTTCACGTCGAACCCGATGACGCGGCCGGAAACATCCTACCCCACCACGGAATCCTTCAGCATTCAGAGCTCAGAAGGGCGGCAATCAACAAGTGAAGAGACCAGGTTAAAATAG